Genomic DNA from Taurinivorans muris:
TTTATTGCTTGGCATACCAAGCCCTGCAAGATAATTTTCCGTCAATTTCCTTGTTGTTTGCGGTTTTGCCATAATTTTCGAGGCGTCAAATTGCACATTGAACGGAAATTCCGCATTACCTGAATTTTCCGTGATTATGCAGGTCGTGTTATCCGCGTATCTGGTGTTATTTCCGAAAATCTCATTTGCCATGTTCTCAGGCATTTTAATCGCCTGCAACGCTTCAAAATTTGCCATATCACGAGCATTATCAATATTGAACAGCACAGGAGTATTGTTCACTTCTTTTATATACGTTGCCGTATTCATAAAAACCTCATTTTTTCAAGCGAGAGCGAGTGACAGGAAGCCACTCCGAGCGTCATCTCACTGGTAAGCATAAATCGTTGTTGCGGTTGAAATTTCAAAAACTTCCAAAATCAGCACGTCATTTTTGGGAATAATTGTCACAACGCCGGAACTTTTTACGCCGGTCAGCTCGTCAACCCCGAGCAAAACCGGCGTGCGCTCTTCCTGCACCGCCCCGTCTTTGGGCATGAAATACGCCCTTGCGTTGATGTTGCTTGGACTGTGCAGATAAAGAAAAAGCGGATTATCGGGTGTCACAAGCAAAGTCCAGCCGCCCGCCGTGCTGCGGCTGCCGATGAGCGTCAGCTGAGCGGATAACGCAATATCGGCTTTCAGTTTTTCAACAATCTCTTCGTGGGCGTTCGGGTCGCTGTCGTGTTCGCCAAGCATGCGCTCCACAAATTCGCGCGTTGCGAGAACTTGGGCGGGGTCTATAAAAATTTCAATGGTTCCTGCGTCCAAAACACGAATAATCATACGCACCAGCAAATCAGTCGCCGCGCCTGACTGAAGATCGGTTTTTTCGGTCAGCGGCGTATTGCCGACAGCGAACATGGTTCCGTCTTCAAAAAACAGTCCCACTTCCCGAATAAAAAATCCACCGACGACTTGAGGAATAAGAAGCTCCGCCGTAAATTCGCCTTCAACGTCTTTATTGATGACAATGTCGTTGATTTGCCCTCTGTACGTTTCATGCACAAGGCTTGTCATGGTTGAATCAGGTTCAATGGGCTGCCCGCTGCCGTCACCCACCGCCATATGCGTAAGCTTTATGCTTGTGCCCGTGGCATGCGCCATTGCCACCGCATTCCGCCCGAGATTTGTAGTGACTGTTTTAAATTTCTGAGAATTGGATAATTGCGTCATATATAACTTTGCTCCTTTCCTGCTTTTTTCTATTTTGCATACACTATGCGAATAATCGCTCCGCGCTGCTGTTCTTCCGCACTTGGCAGGATGGACAAAATGCTTTCCGTATGCATGGCTTGTACCTGCCAACTTTGATTTTCTTTCGCACCAAGTTCTGTAACAAGTTCAGGCTCAATAATCATGATATTTGCGATTGCCGTACAAAACCCGTATTTCGTTTCACCCTGCGAACCTATGGCAACGGTTATTCCGTCGCAATGGGAACG
This window encodes:
- a CDS encoding phage tail protein, whose translation is MTQLSNSQKFKTVTTNLGRNAVAMAHATGTSIKLTHMAVGDGSGQPIEPDSTMTSLVHETYRGQINDIVINKDVEGEFTAELLIPQVVGGFFIREVGLFFEDGTMFAVGNTPLTEKTDLQSGAATDLLVRMIIRVLDAGTIEIFIDPAQVLATREFVERMLGEHDSDPNAHEEIVEKLKADIALSAQLTLIGSRSTAGGWTLLVTPDNPLFLYLHSPSNINARAYFMPKDGAVQEERTPVLLGVDELTGVKSSGVVTIIPKNDVLILEVFEISTATTIYAYQ